One segment of Nostoc piscinale CENA21 DNA contains the following:
- a CDS encoding filamentous hemagglutinin N-terminal domain-containing protein: MWLKLANNLSLCIAIAYAYPSLVLAQQIKADIYLPLNQRTQVTNNSPNFQIDGGATKGTNLFHSFSEFSVPVGGEAFFNNATAVQNIISRVTGSIPSNIQGTIRANGTANLFLINPQGIIFGPNARLNIGGSFIASTASSVTFTDGIEFSATNPDTNPLLTINQPIGLQFGTNPGRIENQSRTTDSLNQTIGLQVQANTTLALVGGDLTITGGVLTAPNGRIELGSVGSNSVVNLTPTSIGYILNYKDVNDFQNINLRQATATTIGSLGGSIHLQGANISLTDGSLVQVGIFGNGIGEGLTVNASESVQLIGSNNRFFILNEGTAISGDLTITSPRLLLQDGAEVVSSTTGVRKSGNLNINASEVLQVTGSGSRLFTQTESTAANAGDSGNLTIHTGNLLIQNRGQVSVNSLGAGDGGNLTVNATKSVELVGRDSRLLTESQGLGDTGNLTITTPILRILDGGQISVSNLGAGKGGNLTVNATESTQLIGRSQDSQFASGLFAQTQGSGNAGNIIITTPVLRILDGAQVSAGTLSAGKGGNLTVNASASTQLIGRSQDGQFASGLFAQAERQATGSSGDLTINTPILQVFDGAQVSAGTLGAGKGGNLTVNATESTQLIGRSQDSQFASGLFAQTQGSGNAGNIIITTPILRILDGAQVSAGTLGVGQGGNLTVNASASTQLIGRSQDGQFASGLFAQAERQATGSSGDLTINTPILQVFDGAQVSTGTLGTGQGGNLTVNATETVELIGRSSDQRFASGLFSQTQGTGNAGAIRITTPELRILDGAEISAATLATGKGGNVIIKASDTLRVQNGSQVSVSSTGNVAEAGNIDVTADLVRLDGGKITAQTLSGNGGDISLSIANLLFLRRGSAVSTTAGTNASGGDGGNIKINIPNGFVVAIPSENTDITANAFTGSGGRIDITAQNLFGIQSRPFNTPTSDITASSQFGINGVVNINTPDVDPARGVLVLSTNIIDPSQLIEQSCVAVNSSQGSQLTVTGRGGLPVTPNEPLTSEVIWSDTRLRNRIAPIYQSRATHTQLPKVVDIPNLIPATGWIFNNQGQVTLVAHNSTAAPNTSLSIPTCQNR; this comes from the coding sequence ATGTGGCTGAAGCTGGCAAATAACTTAAGTCTTTGTATCGCCATTGCTTATGCGTATCCCTCTCTTGTATTAGCTCAACAAATTAAAGCTGATATCTACTTACCCTTAAATCAAAGAACCCAAGTAACTAACAACAGCCCTAATTTTCAAATTGATGGTGGAGCCACAAAAGGCACAAATTTATTTCATAGTTTTAGTGAGTTTTCTGTCCCAGTAGGTGGTGAAGCTTTTTTCAACAACGCTACAGCAGTGCAGAATATCATCAGTCGGGTGACAGGTTCCATACCATCTAACATTCAAGGCACAATTCGCGCTAATGGTACAGCAAACCTCTTTCTGATTAATCCTCAAGGGATTATTTTTGGGCCGAATGCCCGATTAAATATTGGCGGCTCTTTTATTGCTAGTACTGCTAGTAGTGTGACATTTACCGATGGAATAGAATTTAGTGCGACAAATCCGGATACTAATCCTTTATTAACTATCAACCAGCCTATTGGTTTACAGTTTGGTACAAATCCAGGAAGAATTGAGAATCAGTCCAGAACTACCGATAGCCTGAATCAGACAATAGGTTTACAAGTACAGGCCAATACAACGTTGGCACTAGTAGGTGGCGATTTGACTATAACAGGAGGTGTTTTAACAGCACCTAATGGACGAATTGAACTGGGAAGTGTTGGTAGCAATAGTGTGGTGAATTTGACACCAACATCCATAGGTTACATCCTTAACTACAAAGATGTAAACGACTTCCAGAATATTAATCTGCGACAAGCTACTGCCACAACAATAGGCAGTCTAGGCGGCAGTATTCACCTACAAGGCGCTAACATTTCGCTGACTGATGGCTCATTGGTTCAAGTCGGGATTTTTGGCAATGGTATTGGTGAAGGTTTAACAGTTAATGCTTCAGAATCAGTGCAATTAATTGGGAGCAATAATCGCTTCTTTATTCTCAATGAAGGTACTGCTATATCTGGAGATTTAACCATCACCAGCCCTAGATTACTTCTCCAAGATGGAGCAGAGGTTGTGTCTTCAACAACAGGAGTTCGCAAAAGCGGGAATTTAAATATTAATGCTTCCGAAGTATTGCAAGTAACTGGTAGTGGGAGCCGTTTGTTTACACAAACAGAAAGTACCGCCGCAAATGCAGGTGATAGTGGCAATTTGACAATTCATACTGGTAATTTATTGATTCAAAATAGAGGACAGGTATCAGTAAATTCTTTGGGCGCAGGTGACGGTGGCAACTTAACAGTCAATGCAACTAAATCAGTAGAATTGGTAGGCAGAGATAGTCGCTTACTGACTGAATCTCAAGGTTTAGGCGATACAGGTAATTTAACTATTACCACTCCCATACTGCGGATATTGGATGGCGGACAAATTTCCGTCAGTAATTTGGGTGCAGGTAAAGGTGGTAATTTGACAGTGAACGCCACCGAATCAACCCAACTCATCGGTCGTTCCCAAGATAGTCAATTTGCCAGTGGGTTGTTTGCTCAAACCCAAGGCTCAGGAAACGCAGGCAACATCATCATTACCACTCCCGTACTACGGATATTGGATGGCGCACAAGTCTCCGCAGGTACTTTGAGTGCAGGTAAAGGTGGTAATTTGACTGTAAACGCCTCCGCATCAACCCAACTCATCGGTCGTTCCCAAGATGGTCAATTTGCCAGTGGATTGTTTGCTCAAGCTGAACGCCAAGCTACAGGCAGTTCAGGAGACTTAACAATTAACACTCCCATACTTCAAGTTTTTGATGGCGCACAAGTCTCAGCTGGTACTTTGGGTGCAGGTAAAGGTGGTAATTTGACTGTAAACGCCACTGAATCAACCCAACTCATCGGTCGTTCCCAAGATAGTCAATTTGCCAGTGGGTTGTTTGCTCAAACCCAAGGCTCAGGAAACGCAGGCAACATCATTATTACCACCCCAATACTACGAATATTAGATGGCGCACAAGTCTCCGCAGGTACTTTAGGTGTAGGTCAGGGTGGTAATTTGACTGTAAACGCCTCCGCATCAACCCAACTCATCGGTCGTTCCCAAGATGGTCAATTTGCCAGTGGATTGTTTGCTCAAGCTGAACGCCAAGCTACAGGCAGTTCAGGAGACTTAACAATTAACACTCCCATACTTCAAGTTTTTGATGGCGCACAAGTCTCAACCGGTACTTTGGGTACAGGTCAAGGTGGTAACTTGACTGTAAATGCTACCGAAACAGTAGAGTTGATTGGAAGGTCATCAGATCAAAGATTTGCCAGTGGTTTGTTTAGCCAAACTCAAGGTACAGGCAATGCCGGAGCAATAAGAATTACAACTCCTGAATTACGTATTTTGGATGGTGCAGAAATATCCGCAGCCACTTTAGCAACTGGCAAAGGTGGAAATGTCATTATCAAGGCATCTGATACTTTACGTGTTCAAAATGGGTCGCAAGTTTCCGTGAGTAGTACTGGAAATGTAGCAGAGGCAGGCAATATAGATGTCACAGCCGATTTAGTGCGGTTAGATGGCGGGAAGATTACAGCCCAGACTTTATCTGGTAATGGTGGTGATATCAGCTTAAGTATTGCTAATTTATTATTCTTACGTCGAGGCAGTGCAGTTTCTACCACAGCAGGTACCAACGCATCCGGTGGTGATGGTGGAAATATCAAAATTAATATTCCAAATGGTTTTGTTGTCGCTATCCCTTCAGAAAATACTGACATTACTGCTAATGCTTTTACAGGCAGTGGAGGAAGAATTGATATTACAGCGCAAAACTTATTTGGAATTCAGAGCCGACCTTTTAATACTCCCACAAGTGATATTACAGCAAGTTCCCAATTTGGGATTAATGGAGTAGTGAATATTAATACCCCCGATGTTGATCCTGCGCGTGGTGTTTTAGTTTTATCAACAAATATCATCGATCCCTCTCAACTAATTGAGCAAAGCTGTGTTGCTGTTAATAGTTCTCAAGGTAGTCAGCTTACAGTCACTGGGCGTGGTGGACTACCTGTTACTCCTAATGAACCTCTAACTAGTGAAGTTATTTGGTCAGATACACGCTTAAGAAATAGGATAGCGCCAATCTATCAATCTAGAGCTACACATACACAATTACCAAAAGTTGTTGATATCCCAAATCTGATTCCTGCTACTGGCTGGATATTTAATAACCAAGGCCAAGTGACACTAGTGGCTCATAATTCCACAGCCGCACCTAACACATCTTTGTCTATACCTACTTGCCAGAATCGCTAA